A genome region from Anastrepha obliqua isolate idAnaObli1 chromosome 4, idAnaObli1_1.0, whole genome shotgun sequence includes the following:
- the LOC129244439 gene encoding mismatch repair endonuclease PMS2: MSDQEQMPEPTTAESGEIKAIAKDTVHRICSGQVVLTLAVAVKELVENSVDAGATLVEVKLRDHGLESVEVSDNGCGVHERDLEAMTAKYHTSKIREFVDLQNVETFGFRGEALSSLCALSDLVVATRHASHDVGTRMELDHEGRIKKRSPCARSVGTTVTLTNLFATLPVRRRDFVRNIRKEFNKMCQILQAYCLVARGVRIICSNQTVKGAKVVVMQTHGSQDILANIAAVFGNRQTTELLPLKTPCNEGQELTEESLRAELQLEVGAGDSMEITSEDIAQLKAAHFQLEGFVSSCSHGAGRSSKDRQYFYINSRPCDLKNISKFVNDTYHRYNSHQYPFVFLNINTARSDVDVNLTPDKRQLLLNNEKILILAIKKALVNTYGDIPSTYKLENSSIVSMFKKENGNVTNEHSTNNEPSEDSSECLPISSSQRFMDVLSQWKKTGDTAGTAPHVTTKRKCPDEVEVRTLKLKKIHDYLSRDDLSPSAMPKVLRAHSDSEEDESNKSTKADTTANEQQSLVNVTLDLERLSEESKEFDTLTDKVVERIDCKVIRIKPNESNLHFIDKSSTCVSKELAPNPTDNNGEGLCSDKPDDDDDDSLMTTVILDESIVDAESTVNYYSSGVMRITLEEIAQNLKAEEKLNAEEKEFKKAKLERLRFKSEINPSQNQKAEEELQREISKDSFAKMEIIGQFNLGFIIVKLDSDLFIIDQHATDEKYNFEMLQRTTVLQSQPLAVPQSLELTAANEMLLLDHLALFQKNGFKFEINENAPPTKKVKLLCKPSSARWQFGKEDIDELLFMLQDAPAGTVCRPSRIRDMFASRACRKSVMIGTALKRATMKKLVTHMGEIEQPWNCPHGRPTMRHLINMAMLQDGEEAENT, from the exons atgTCAGATCAGGAACAAATGCCAGAGCCAACGACGGCAGAGTCGGGTGAGATCAAAGCTATCGCAAAGGACACAGTTCATAGAATTTGCTCCGGTCAG GTTGTGTTGACTTTAGCAGTAGCCGTTAAAGAGCTTGTGGAGAATTCGGTTGATGCAGGGGCAACGCTCGTTGAAGTGAAACTTCGCGATCACGGTTTGGAATCGGTGGAAGTGAGTGATAACGGCTGTGGAGTGCATGAACGTGATCTAGAAGCAATGA CTGCTAAATACCACACATCAAAAATACGGGAATTTGTCGATTTACAGAACGTCGAAACGTTTGGGTTTCGTGGCGAAGCTCTTAGCTCGCTTTGTGCCCTCTCCGACCTAGTGGTGGCAACGAGACATGCATCTCATGATGTCG gcacgcGTATGGAATTGGATCATGAGGGTCGAATTAAAAAGCGTTCACCCTGTGCTCGAAGTGTAGGCACCACCGTCACACTCACGAATTTGTTTGCCACTCTGCCTGTACGCCGTCGGGATTTTGTGCGCAACATACGCAAGGAGTTTAATAAAATGTGTCAAATTCTTCAGGCGTATTGTCTGGTAGCGCGAGGTGTACGCATCATATGTAGTAATCAAACGGTCAAAGGTGCGAAAGTGGTAGTGATGCAAACGCACGGTTCTCAAGATATACTAGCAAATATCGCGGCTGTTTTTGGCAATCGACAAACAACAGAGCTTTTACCCTTGAAGACGCCGTGCAACGAGGGGCAAGAGTTGACTGAAGAAAGTTTACGCGCCGAGTTGCAGTTAGAAGTGGGAGCCGGGGATAGCATGGAAATTACTTCAGAAGATATAGCCCAATTAAAGGCGGCGCACTTTCAATTGGAAGGCTTTGTGTCCAGTTGCAGCCATGGAGCTGGTCGATCGTCAAAGGATCGtcagtatttttatataaattctcGGCCATGTGATCTAAAAAAT ATTTCTAAATTTGTTAATGATACTTACCATCGCTATAATAGCCATCAATATccctttgtttttttaaatatcaacacGGCACGTTCCGACGTGGATGTTAATTTGACGCCTGATAAGCGTCAACTCTtgttaaataatgaaaaaattttaatattagccATTAAGAAAGCTCTAGTGAACACCTATGGGGACATACCATCCACCTATAAACTTGAGAATTCGAGTATAGTTAGCatgtttaaaaaagaaaatggaaatgtAACAAATGAACATTCAACCAATAATGAACCTTCCGAAGACTCTTCGGAATGTTTGCCAATTAGCAGTTCGCAGCGATTTATGGACGTATTGTCACAGTGGAAGAAAACCGGTGACACAGCAGGTACAGCACCGCATGTCACTACTAAACGGAAATGTCCAGATGAAGTCGAAGTGCGTAcactaaaattaaagaaaatacacGACTATTTAAGTAGAGACGATCTAAGTCCGAGTGCTATGCCCAAAGTGCTTAGAGCGCATTCTGATAGTGAAGAGGATGAAAGCAATAAATCAACCAAAGCGGATACCACCGCAAACGAGCAGCAGTCGCTGGTTAATGTCACACTTGATTTAGAACGACTTAGCGAAGAATCTAAAG AATTCGATACGCTTACCGACAAGGTTGTGGAACGCATAGATTGTAAAGTGATTCGAATAAAACCAAACGAATCAAATCTACACTTTATAGATAAAAGCTCAACCTGCGTTTCTAAAGAGTTAGCTCCGAACCCCACGGATAATAATGGTGAAGGCTTATGCAGCGACAAACcagacgacgacgacgacgattcCTTGATGACAACTGTAATATTAGATGAAAGTATAGTCGATGCAGAATCTACTGTCAATTACTACTCCAGTGGAGTTATGCGTATTACACTCGAGGAAATTGCGCAGAACCTCAAAGCAGAGGAAAAACTAAACGCGGAAGAAAAAGAGTTTAAGAAAGCCAAGTTAGAGCGCTTGCGTTTCAAAAGCGAAATTAATCCCAGTCAAAATCAAAAGGCGGAGGAGGAGTTGCAGCGCGAAATAAGCAAGGATTCTTTTGCCAAAATGGAAATTATTGGACAATTCAATTTGGGGTTCATTATAGTGAAATTGGACTCAGATCTTTTCATAATCGATCAACACGCCACCGATGAGAAGTACAACTTTGAGATGTTGCAACGTACAACCGTATTGCAGTCACAGCCGCTAGCTGTGCCGCAGTCACTTGAGTTAACAGCAGCGAATGAGATGTTACTGCTGGACCACCTGgcgttgtttcaaaaaaatgggttcaaatttgaaatcaatgaaaatg CTCCTCCGACTAAGAAAGTGAAGTTGCTCTGTAAGCCGTCCAGTGCACGTTGGCAGTTCGGCAAAGAAGACATCGACGAACTGCTTTTCATGCTGCAGGACGCTCCCGCCGGCACTGTCTGTCGACCATCGCGCATTCGTGATATGTTTGCGTCGCGTGCCTGCCGTAAGTCGGTGATGATTGGTACGGCTTTAAAACGCGCCACAATGAAGAAATTAGTCACACATATGGGCGAGATTGAACAACCCTGG
- the LOC129244674 gene encoding DNA replication factor Cdt1 — protein sequence MSQPSIASYFNTRKRVATDEAATIKSRRLTDDNAITSLPPGPSATINESDGDDIAAIKAAALGIRTRSGRTIKRTLSGTQSSTEVFKKQSKLEQTPLQQQKLVQFIKKGPMSPRKKPTAINEMQKKNEQTPSATIETKLINAFSSKDNVTNVLRGLKTPTKQIIKGSGETPLKHDELKGLVRKELNFDEVKTKLSRSAKLQQLKASLSRIQELEKTRKTHEDRNRRLREGQTVSPLKQTVPIVQLKEFDKIELEVLTSPAKTFKTPTKIPPPTPDKNELMSPRHTDVSKRLLFSPAKRGSPSKLVVPPAYQRFMSLAESSKAGQLLLPFKYRHLIEIFKGVDSVCAMFHNRKECITFKKLKPAVQRMIRKNFTETHLAQIKSVYPDAFIFSQMKMRNYGSTSKADYFQLVICPNVEGTAVDKVKPYNIEEDVADNILNAAQTCTMNPQVMTERLQRFTNTLLQRVLDEHGKFLLTLDPPINIPKSKVTRWHPDFDLENCSEIECAHLPQPPNVEKYSSARDILSTARNLFNCATPMERALERYEAKLKATRVAEEKANNETKIASVPMEKVEIGSKDVVSTPVKSVTSSTVTTVASALPETPVTTATAASANTTGTSDAMSNLLKGVPKSLLEKIRAKQAAKALDAMTRRPSQDQEATMYSRLPELARHLRNVFITERKGVLMLDIVIKKIQNSYRACLTAQEIESHLKLMAKEVPAWVSFHEVRKSMYLKIVREMELKKVIAQLEKVANGKSK from the exons atgtcGCAACCTTCGATAGCTTCATATTTTAATACGCGTAAGCGAGTCGCGACAGATGAAGCAGCTACCATAAAAAGTCGG CGTTTAACCGACGACAATGCAATAACTTCCCTTCCGCCTGGTCCCAGTGCTACGATAAATGAAAGTGATGGCGACGATATTGCCGCCATTAAGGCTGCTGCCTTGGGCATACGGACGCGATCCGGTCGCACTATCAAGCGTACACTATCCGGCACACAATCATCCACTGAAGTGTTTAAGAAACAGAGTAAACTGGAACAAACTccgctgcaacaacaaaaacttgtGCAGTTCATTAAAAAGGGTCCGATGTCGCCACGTAAGAAACCAACGGCGATTAATGAGATGCAGAAGAAAAATGAACAAACGCCCAGTGCCACCATAGAAACAAAACTTATCAATGCCTTCTCTTCGAAGGACAATGTAACGAATGTGTTACGCGGCCTTAAAACTCCAACTAAGCAAATAATCAAGGGCTCTGGGGAAACACCATTGAAGCATGATGAATTGAAGGGTCTAGTGCGCAAGGAACTCAATTTCGATGAAGTAAAGACCAAATTGTCACGCAGCGCTAAACTGCAGCAATTAAAGGCTTCCCTATCGCGCATACAAGAGCTTGAAAAGACACGCAAGACCCATGAAGATCGCAATCGTCGTTTGCGCGAGGGACAAACCGTATCTCCGCTGAAGCAAACGGTTCCTATTGTGCAGCTTAAAGAATTCGATAAAATTGAATTGGAAGTATTGACTAG CCCCGCAAAGACATTTAAGACACCCACTAAAATACCGCCACCCACACCAGACAAAAATGAACTTATGTCACCACGTCACACAGATGTTTCGAAGCGTCTTCTCTTCAGCCCGGCCAAAAGGGGCTCTCCTTCCAAACTGGTGGTGCCACCTGCGTATCAACGTTTTATGAGCCTTGCCGAATCAAGTAAAGCTGGTCAACTGCTATTGCCTTTTAAATATCGTCATCTTATTGAGATTTTCAAGGGTGTGGACTCCGTTTGCGCCATGTTCCATAATCGCAAGGAGTGcataacattcaaaaaattgaaaccCGCTGTTCAACGGATGATACGGAAGAATTTCACTGAAACACATTTGGCACAAATTAAAAGTGTGTATCCTGatgcattcatattttcacaaatGAAAATGCGCAACTATGGCTCCACTTCGAAGGCAGACTATTTCCAATTGGTCATTTGTCCCAATGTCGAAGGCACCGCAGTGGATAAAGTAAAACCTTATAATATTGAGGAAGATGTTGCCGATAATATATTGAACGCTGCTCAAACGTGTACCATGAATCCTCAAGTGATGACCGAGCGTTTACAACGCTTTACAAACACTTTACTGCAACGCGTTCTAGATGAGCATGGAAAGTTTTTGCTTACACTCGATCCACCAATTAACATTCCAAAGTCGAAAGTGACGCGTTGGCATCCAGATTTCGATTTGGAGAATTGTTCAGAGATTGAATGCGCTCACCTACCGCAGCCACCGAATGTGGAAAAATACTCTTCGGCACGCGATATATTGTCTACAGCGCGTAATCTTTTTAATTGTGCCACGCCAATGGAGCGTGCATTAGAACGCTACGAAGCCAAGTTGAAAGCAACACGCGTAGCAGAAGAGAAGGCAAAtaatgaaaccaaaattgcgtCAGTGCCTATGGAAAAAGTGGAAATCGGCAGTAAAGATGTGGTCTCAACACCAGTTAAAAGTGTCACTTCATCCACAGTGACAACTGTCGCATCAGCATTGCCAGAAACTCCAGTGACAACTGCAACTGCCGCTTCCGCAAACACAACTGGCACTAGTGACGCTATGTCTAATTTATTGAAAGGTGTGCCAAAATCtttgttggaaaaaatacgcGCTAAGCAAGCAGCAAAGGCGCTAGACGCTATGACAAGGCGGCCATCACAGGACCAAGAAGCCACTATGTATTCACGTCTGCCCGAGTTAGCACGTCATTTGCGAAACGTTTTCATTACCGAACGCAAGGGCGTGCTTATGTTGGATATTGTGATCAAAAAGATACAGAATAGTTACCGGGCATGTCTGACGGCACAGGAAATTGAATCGCACTTGAAACTTATGGCTAAAGAGGTACCAGCTTGGGTATCCTTCCATGAGGTGCGCAAGTCAATGTACCTTAAAATAGTACGTGAAAtggaattgaaaaaagtgattgCTCAGTTGGAAAAAGTAGCAAATGGAAAGAGCAAATAA